GGTCCAGTGCTTCTCGAGCGTCATCCCGGCCCGCTCGTAGACGCCCAGGGCGCCCGTCGGGTTCGCCGAGTCGACGTCGAGCGCCGCGCGGTCGAACCCGTCCCGACGGCACACCTCCAGGGTGTGGCGCAGCAGCACCGACGCGAGGCCCCGGCCCCGGTGCTCCCGGGTCGTGCCCACGCGCGCGATCCAGGCCTCCCGCAGCCCCGTCACCTGCCGGACCGCGTCCCACTCCTCCACCTGCACGTAACCCGCGATCGCCCCCTCCCCGTCGACGGCCAGCAGGCTCACGTCGCCGCGGAAGCTGCGGCTGCTCGTCACCCACTGCCGCCACTCGTCCGGCGTCCACGCGGACGAGCCGGGGTGGTCCCGGAAGACCTCGTTGTGGACGACCCGCAGGGCCTCCTCGTCGCGGGACGGGTCGTAGCGCCGTACCCGCAGACCCTCCGGCAGCGTGCCCACCTCCTGCTCGGGGAGGGGCTGCACGCCCAGCGTGAGGGTGTAGCGGTGCGGGTGCAGGCCGATGCCCGCCAGGAGGTCGGCCTGGTCGGCCTGGTCGCTCAGGCCGCTCACCTTGAGCTGGGCCGGCAGGTGGGGCGCCAGCGTCCGGTGCCGCTCCTGCGCGCGGGCCAGCATCGCGGCCGCGAGCCGGGTGCCGATCCCCTCGCCGCGGCGGTCGGGGTGCACGCAGCCGGAGCCGTACGCCGTGAGCTCGGCCCCGCCCGGGTCCCGGGGGATGATCCGGAAGCAGCCCACGAGGGCGCCGTCGTCGACGGCCACGACCCAGTCGCGGGACCCGTCGAGCAGCGGGTCGGCGAGCTCCTCCTCGAGGTCAGCGAGGTCGAGGTGCTCGTCGGTCTGGTCGACGGCCTCGACCTCCCGCAGCAGCACGTCGAGGGCGGGCAGGTCGTCGGGCTGGAAACCGCGGAGCTCGATGGACACGTCCGGCACGGTAGGCGCGGGCGTGGGGCGGGGTCGACGGGTTTTCGGGGGCGCGCAAGATCGCCGCAAGCCGCCACGCTCGCCGGACGGGGGGGAAATCGCCGCTCTCCTGCCCACCGCCCTCGCGTCCTGGTGGCGCTTCGTGTCGCGGCGCGTCGACCGCGTCCTCGCCCGGTGGGAGCGGTTCCGCGCGTTCGAGCAGACCGAGCAGGAGCGCGAGGGCGTTCGGGCCTGAGGCCTGTCGAGCCCCTCAGCCAGCCCCCGGAACTGTGCGGCTGGGGCGGCCCGGATCGCGTGCGACCTGCACCAACCGCACATTCCTCGGGCCCGTGCGGCCCGTCCGGGACCAGCCCCGGCCGCGCCTCAGCCCCGCGCCGTACGCCCCTCGCGCGCCCAGCGCGCGACGTGGTCGACGAAGGTGCGGCGGTCGAGGGTCCAGTTGTGGTGGGCCGCGACGTACGCGTGCCCCTGCTCCGCCAGCGACCGGGCACGGTCGCGGTCGTCGGCCAGGGCGAGCACCTCGTCGACCGGGGCGTGGACGAACGGCACGACGACGCCCCCGCCGGACGCGGCGACGAACGACTCCACCTCGGGCAGCGGAGTGGCGACGACGGGCACGCCGTGGGCGAGG
This Nocardioides alkalitolerans DNA region includes the following protein-coding sequences:
- a CDS encoding GNAT family N-acetyltransferase — translated: MSIELRGFQPDDLPALDVLLREVEAVDQTDEHLDLADLEEELADPLLDGSRDWVVAVDDGALVGCFRIIPRDPGGAELTAYGSGCVHPDRRGEGIGTRLAAAMLARAQERHRTLAPHLPAQLKVSGLSDQADQADLLAGIGLHPHRYTLTLGVQPLPEQEVGTLPEGLRVRRYDPSRDEEALRVVHNEVFRDHPGSSAWTPDEWRQWVTSSRSFRGDVSLLAVDGEGAIAGYVQVEEWDAVRQVTGLREAWIARVGTTREHRGRGLASVLLRHTLEVCRRDGFDRAALDVDSANPTGALGVYERAGMTLEKHWTGYLRTDPPLVS